The stretch of DNA CTTTTCATCTTGCATCGTGCCTTAAGATATTAATCGCTGGCAAGATGGTGCAATAGTGGCAAACAATCCAACAGTTTTTGCCATACGAGAAGCCCAGCTTCTGTGGCCTGACACAAAAATTGATTGCCTGGTTTCATTAGGGTGTGGTTCTATTCCAACAAAGGTAACTACTCATTTCTGTATGCTAGTTCCACATTCATGTTGTGTAATTATCTAGAAatgtcttttattattattattgttgttgtgttttttTGATATAGTTGTCGATTCTTATATCTTGTTTTGAGGTTCTCCTCTCCTTCCATGCCCTTTGTAATGTCATACTCTTCTTTTAAATAACATTActtctttgattttattttttatttttttaaatgtcaGGTTACACTGGACTAGTTTGGTCTATGTATTATGGGGGACTGGATTGTCTCATTCGACAATTTAACATTAAAATGTCATGTGAAAATTTTCACCATTAATTAGATCCTTGGGTGTCACCTAAGTTAGGCGCACCTTAGTGAAAACCTACACATTATTAAGGTCATGTGAAAATTTTAACATAGTCTAGTAATATTGAATACAGGAGATATGTGATTGGCTTTGAAGCTCAAGTTAGAATATTATCATATGTATTTTTGCTTTGGTAGGTGCGGAAAGGGGGTTGGCGGTATCTGGATACAGGACAGGTATTGATCGAGAGTGCATGCTCTGTTGAGCGGGTTGAGGAAGTTTTAAGTACACTGCTGCCTATGCTTCCTGAGATACAGTATTTTCGTTTCAATCCTGGtacttcatttttttcattgaggaatttgaaaaatatttctttttctcttcagcTATTTCTATTTGAATCAAGTTGCTACAAATTTCTTTTTACCGTTGAAGTGTAACTTTCTTCTCCTTATTTGATAGTGAAGTATCATTATATTCTCAGAAGAAATTTAGTTGTCTGTGCTTTGTCTTGCAGTTGATGAACGTTGTGATATGGAACTTGATGAGACGGATCCAACTGTCTGGATGAAACTGGAGTCTGCAGTTGATGAATATATACAAAAGAATCATCTGGCATTTGAAAATCTCTCTGAGAGATTGATTCTGCCTTTCCAGCATGAAGAGAAGCTTTTCGAGAATATAAGATCTAAAGTATCCAAGACTGGGGAATCAAATGAAGGTATTGTGGTTGACTTGCTTTCTATCATTGCAAGGTTTCACTATTGGTACTGATCTCTCATTTCCGAAATTAAGattcttttcacttttctttGTCAGCTGCTAGTGGCCCTGCTTTGGGGTGGAGGCGAAATGTACTACTTGTGGAAGCTTTACATAATCCTGATGCAGGAAGATCAGTGCACCATGCTCGAGAGCTTGAGTCATTTTGTGCTCGGAGCGGGATACGATTATCACTCATGCAGGGTTTGTCTCATATTGTAAGGACAGGGTTGACAACAACATTCGCTACTCCATTTGTGTCACCTCTGTTTACAGGAAGCTTCCCTTCAAGTCCACTTGTATATAGTCCTGATATTGGTCAGAGGATTGGACGGATTGATCTGGTTCCACCCTTAAGTTTAGATGGCCCATCAGGGAAAATAGCTTCATCACCTCCAGCGTCTCCCCGAGGACTTAGACAGCTGTCGGCGCCTGTCAAATCATTGCATGAGAGATTGCAGAATTCACCACAATTGGGCGTTATACATTTGGCCCTTCAAAATGACTTAGATGGCTTAATTGTGAGGTATTTGCTTATATATATTtgcttatatatatttatattcaattAGATGGAAGGTGATGTTGTGAGTGGTGACTATTTGTTCAGTTGGCAAAATGATGTATTCGTGGTGGCTGAACCTGGAGAACATGCGGAGAAATTTCTACAAAGTGTTAAATGCAGTTTGTTATCTACAATGAGGAGCCACCGCAGAAAGGGTGCATCTCTCTTGTCCAATATTTCTACCATATCGGAGTTGGTTGCCTTTAAACCCCATTTCCAAATTGGAGACATTGTCCATAGATACTTAAGCCGCCAAACCATGGTATGTCTTCTTCCCCTTATATTcttcacaactttattattcaaataattacATGTATTTAAAAGCTGTTTGGTTATCTTCGTTGAAGGTTTTGGAAGATGAACAAGAAATAAGTTCCTACATGTTCCGCAGGACAGTCCCTTCTATGCATTTAACACCTGAGGATGTTCGATGGATGGTATGTGATTACATATTGTACAGATCTGTCTTTCCATCATCTTGGTGTTTTAGAGATTTATAATAGAATCTATGTTTTACTGCTTAAGAAGTTTGGTTATAGTATGATTTTATGATAATATATTACTATCAATGTGAGATATGGTCCGGTTTATTTTACTCAAAACCTTTCTTTTGGcctccttttttgtttttgtgagtttatttttttcaaataattgatCTTCTAATTTTGAAACACTGTTTTTGATTGAAGAGAAGCAACAGTGACAACTTCCCTTTTGTTGTAGCATGTAGATGTTCTTAGCATCAATTATAACCAGAATTTTGCTTCCCATATTTGCGGTTTCATGCAgagatcttgtttcattcaaaGAAATATAATATATGACATTCCTGATTTCATTCTTTAACCGACGCCTTAAATAACCTAGGTTGGAGCTTGGAGGGACAGGATCATCATTTGCACAGGTACATATGGACCCACTCAGGCTCTTATTAAGGCGTTTTTGGACTCTGGTGCAAAAGCGGTCATATGCCCTTCAAATGAACCCCCTGAAAGTCAGTTGGCTACATTTGATGGCACTGGGGAATTGTTTGTGATGGAAAATAATGGCAAGTTCGAAATTGGAGAGGATGAAGCAGATGATGACACTGCACCTGACAGTCCCTTAAGTGACTGGGAAGATAGTGATGCTGAGAAAAATGGTGACCGCACTTTGTCTTTTTGGAATGACGATGAAGTGGAACTGTCTCAATTTGTTTGCCATCTGTATGATTCATTGTTCAGGGAGGGTGCTGGTATCCATCTTGCTTTGGAACATGCTCTCGCCTCGCATAGGAGATTACGGTACGTGTGCCATCTCCCTCACATACAATAACTCTTTCGCCTGAAAAAAGGGagagaaaaaaccaaaaaaaaaacacatgttCTTATAGAATTACAAGGGATGTCCTATTCTGAGGATTTTGAGGGTTGTAGAGGATGTGCATCGTCTATTCTTTACTCCATGAGATAGGGATGTAGTATGTATCATTTTTTCCTTTGTTCTGTTGTTATGGTATTAAGATTTGATCTCAGCTGAATGCGGGGAATCTGATTGCTCCCTGACAAGTTGTTTTGGAGAAATAATTTGTCCCCACCTTAACCATCTTGTCGAATGTGGATGATGGCCTTGTACTGAAATCTGTAAAGTTCACTGTACTGTACTCTAGAGTTAAAAGAGGGTAAAAAATGGTttaggaatggaagtgtgtgtttagataattagataaaaagtatttttaagtTTCAGAGAGGTTTTTTTTCGGATTTAAATGCTGGAATTGTATTTTCTGTATAATCTGTGTTCATTGGAGGTAcctttttttttagtatatGGAACTTTATACCAAACTacttgtatttatattttacaaaaCAATCCAAGCTGATTGATATTCCTCCGCTTAGGCATGATGGATCAGGATACTAAATTTTACTTTCCTTTGGATTCTATTCAGATTCATGTGATCGAAGAAATAttatagaatattaaaaaaaataaaaataaaaacgtaAGAAATTGAGGAAGGGCAAATATAACATTTTTCGTTAGCTACTTGTCCACCTGCTGgcaggaagaaaagaaaatgcaatgagAAGTCAAACTTCCATAATCGTTATTAATTTAAGGTCATTATGTACCTCTTCactttaaaagatattttgggttcttgttattttatattagtgatcGATTAATATGATTATCTAGTAATGGAGCGAAGATACCAACAGCAATAAAACCAATAGAATTGATACCCAaaatgttgatgatgatgatgataacgaTGAAAGATGAGCTCTTTTTCCAGTAGCCAAGGCATGAAAGGCGGAGAATAACTTTGACTATGACTTGACAGATTAAGAATAAAGTGAACCACTGAGCgctcttatttttttcaaatttgtcTGTACATTAATTTCAGAGGAATTTATGGAATAtacaaaagaagaataaaaccTCTTTCATATGAGGATTATGTATGGTGACCACTAAACCAATAAAATTCCTAGCTACCACTTATCAGTGTCCATGAGAATCATATAAAAAGTTTCAAGGGTTAAAGCACATGCCCTGAAAACATGCtggttttcttttttcgttGCAGAAACTTGGATATGATGACTGTATCAACTTTTTAATGTCTCCATTATGGAAAATTTCAtgcttttactttttcataaaGCACTTCTGTATGCAATATTTATAATATCAAGATCCAAAGGTAAGATGCTCCCacattgaaaattaattaattgcagAACCATCACCACACTTTGCTTCATTTAGAAGCCTCACTCACTTTCAAACTATATATCTATGCATTACAAGGAGCAATGCAGAATGAAGTGCAATAACTAACTACCATTCCAAAAGGAAATGGCTTTTCCTGCTCCAGTTGCCATAGGCACAAGGGGCACCATTGGATCTCTAGTGAGGAAGGAAATTGAATACTTCACCAAGTTTGAGTTAGCACAGAAACCTCAGCAACACTTTCTGGACATGAACATGGCTTCTTGCAGAAGCTTTTCCATGCCCAGCAGGTCAAGTCTCTGGGACTTGCTACCAAcatggaagaggaagaagagaaaaggcACAAGTGGTTTCTTCCTCCCCAAAATCTGTTCTGTATCAGAAGTAGCTGATAGCAATCAATTGAACAGAATTTCTGGTTACAGCTACAGGATTCTGAGGAATGACTTCAACAACTTTCACCTCTGAGCCTCTGATTCTCTTAAGAGTTCCTCACTTTCTTATAGTGTGTGGCAATGCAGCATATTCATGTTAACTTCCAAAATTGTGTTGCCAGACTCTGGCAACTTATCTCTTATTACTTTCCATGTTCACTGTTAGATCCTGTGTGTTTTATTTCATGCCTTCAATGTACTGCTAGCTTTACATATTCAAGATTTAATATAAAATCTCAGTGTTCTACAGATAAGAGTAAGCAGAGTGAAAGGATGGGACAgtaaacaataaaagaatggcAGGGTCAATTTTCattatcaatttcaaatatCTTGTAATTCGGGAGCTTACATTTTGTATTTTGGATTTCAATAACAGATATTCAAAGGTTGAAATGTAATAGAAACATGAATACTTGGGGGgaacttaaaaaagaaaaattctgAATCCAATGGATATCCTCATTCAATCCCCATAAAAAAGAAGGAACAGAAAAAAGGACAGCCTAAAATTTTAGTACAGAAACAGAAGCATTCCTAAAGAAGTTCATATTTGTACAgcaacttcttctttgttttctcaAATGTTATAGTGAATCCTACTTTGTGGTAAATGAAGCTATCCCCTTTGCTCTTCCTTGTTGAATGATTCTGCTGCTCTGAAAGATTCGACATGCCCGCCAGTTTTTACTGCTTCGCCAGCACCATCTTTTTCGTCGGTCTTGGTCGCTGATAGAATTGCTAGAGCCGTTACAACATCGTCCATGTCAGGTCGTTTCTCAGGATCCTCCTGGAGACACATTGCTGCCACTGCAAGTGCTTGAAATAGACCCTTTGCAGGGAACTGGCCATTAAGCAAAGGATCAGCAATTAGACTGAACTGCTTCTTATCCTTGAGAAGAGGTTGTGCCTGCCATATTCAAAACAAGTGCAACCATTAAGCTTCATGTTCCAAGACTCCTAATTAATATTACATGTGATTTTTGAAGAGGAAAATTGCATTTAACATACCCATTCAATCAAGTTttgctcctcaatatctcttgtAGTGTCAATTACTCTCCTGCCAGTGATTATTTCCAAGAACACCACACCAAAACTGTAAACATCTGATTTTGTGGTTAGTTGACCACCAGAAGCATATTCTGGTGCACAGTAGCCAAAGGTTCCCATCACCCTAGATGTGATAGTTCCCTGACCATTTGGAGCAATCTTAGCTAGTCCAAAATCGGAAAGTTTTGCATTGAAATCTTCGTCTAATAGTATATTAGATGACTTGAAATCACGATATATAACCGGAGGATCTGCAGAGCTATGCAAATACTCAAGCCCTCTGGCTGCTCCCTCAGCAATTTTCATCCTTGTGTGCCAATCCAAAGGCTTCTTACCCTCGCCTAGGTCTGCGATAATTTAAGTCTTGTCAGTACTGCAACCTATTTGTTCATGTTAAGAGAAAAAGATACAAAATTATGATCTATCTGGTCACACCATACATACCTAGGAGGTGATTTTCCAAGCTTCCTTTGGCCATGTACTCATAGACCAAAACCCTATGTTCATCTTCTGTACAATAACCAACTAGCTGTACAAGGTTTGGATGCTTCACCAAACTTAGCATCAAAACCTCTGCATAAAATTCTCTTGTTCCTTGTGCTCCTTGCCTGTTCAGTTGCTTCATTGCTACATGCTGAACAACAAAATATTCAACATGAGATTCTCAGAACCTGTATTACGCAATTAATTGTAGGCCTGTTTGAGAGAGTGATACATCATACATACCTGATCACATATGTAACCTTTGTAGACAGAACCAAATCCTCCTTCTCCAAGAAGGTTATCAGAATTGAAATTTTCTGTTGCTTCAGCAATTTGATTGTATGTGAACACCTTGATATCATTCTTCACTTCTCCGTATTTTTTAATCTGTTCATTGATTTGTCTATGCTTGCTGCTACCTGCAGTTTCAGTCCatgtaatttatatatatcaatCTCATTACGcaaaaattttcttcaaaaGCTATCATGGAATAATCTCTCTGGCTTCTGAAATCGAATTCATTAAATACCTTGCAGtatcaatttattataattatataattccTTTCAAAATTTTCATGAACCACCCCTCTTCTTGATTTTCAAACCTCTAACCTGCTCTTTAATATATTAAACAAGAAGTAAATGCAGATAAAATACCTGTTTTGAGTGACACAGCGGCTGCTAATGATTTGAATGTTATATAGCCTCTGGACATTCTCcgttttgcactctctgccaaCGCTTCCCGGTAAGACGGCGATTCGACCTCAGCAGTCTTGCAGCAATTGAGGCAACTCATTTTCTTGAAACCTTATTTGTTGTTAGTGATTGGGTAGGGGTTTTGTTATTTCAaacagtgaagaacaaagttcTTGATCAACCCAAATAACTAACCAAGCAACCCCCCAGAACCAAATTGCATGCATATGCATGCATGCAATAGGCCTTGGAAGAAAACCAGAATAAGTCTATATTGGCACAAcgttgtgttttttttttgggcaGATTTTGAAACTACAAAACGTTGTGCAAGGTCCAAAGATTTGTCAAAGTTGTTTTATAGTATTTGTGTTTCTGAGGGTGATATGATTTGCTTATTTTAGTTTATGGCATCGAAATGGATTTTCCCTTTGATGGTTAAACTTAGCTGGTTTTTAATTTGTGACATGTATAGGGAGAGATAAAGGTTATATTTTGCATGGTGGATGTGACAAGATACATAGTTGTTCTATTTTGGTTGTGGAAAATGACGTGGACAACCTTAAtcacttctttctcttcttcgcTACTTTGACTTATTATACTTGAAACCAGATATTTAGTAAAGTAAAACAATAATTTGAGAAAAAGATGCAACATTAATAATATTCATGCTATCCTTAGTCATTGATCAGAAACGGATGAAATCCATTATTGGAATGTCATGCCTTAAAATGCTACAGACTACAGTTGCATACCcgttttttatgatttataagTTTGAAAAATAGATACCTCTTTCTAATAttgtataatttatatataactaataataagagGAAATAAGGGATTAAAGTATCTATCATCTTCAAttatatattaagaaaataACATTGTGAATCGAAGACAGTAACAAATAATTCATATCTTGCATATAGGGAGAAGGGCTTTCGATTAGCTTTGACATTGCGTATAAGATAGGTGGGAGGTGATAAGAAAGACCACTCTTTCGTCTAAGGATGCTTAATATATAttcattttgaatctttatttgcaaaatgttatttatatcatattgtGAAGGATTTTACTGAATATATATCACgattttatatatgttttcaATTATTTGTTTTGCAAGCCATCAACAGCATTTATTGCAAACCTTCATTTAGAGTAAGCAGAGATATAAGATAGTTGGATTCAGTAAACAATTAATATTGAATTACTCGGCAGTAGCACAACACAAGACAACAAGAGTTACCAGCTCTAGCAAACTATTGAGAAAGCTAAAGAATAAAGCAAGCAAACCTCGTGTAGTATACATGTCTGCAAGGGTATCAGGCTATCAGcttcaaacaaaaaaactaaGTTTAGAGGGAAACACACGAGAACTTAACTATCTCGGTTACTTTATTACCCAAGCAACCATAGATACCTCCACATACAAAACTTATTTGGCATATTACCAGCAGCTAATGTTAATTTGAGTAAGCAGCCAAGTCTCAGAGGAaatggtaaaataaaaaaaatgaaatggaGCCATCTCTATTGCTTAAGCAAATGTTCTTGCAAGAATCTAATTTTTCCAGGTTTCCTCCAAAAAATGAATCACTTAAGCCAGACCATGCCCCTCATTCCTGAGTCAAACCTGCTTCAATTTCATCCCACTTGTCGCTGCTCGCAGAAAACTTCTCTTTAATCTCCTTAATGAGCTCCTTAGCATCATCAACCTTGGAAACACTAGCAAGCCCATTCACAAGATTCTTCATGGTTGTGAAATTAGGAAACCAGGCTTTGGCCATACTCTCCTTAGCTAAAGACAAAGCAGACTCGAACTTGCCAGCCTCGGATAGGAAGTGAATCAAGGTGAAGTAACAGTCGCTATTTGGAGTATAccccttcttcttcatctcctgGAACAGCCTCTCCCCTTCCTCAACATTCCCTTCCCTACAAAAGCCAAATATCAAATGCATGTAGGTAACTGAATTCGGCTTCCTACCCCTGCAAATCATCCCTTCCATCAGCGCCTTTGCCTCCGCCGACCTCTTCAACTTGCACAAGCTAACAATCCTCACATTGTAAGTACTCAACGAAGGGTGCATCTTATACCTCTCCTCCATCAGCTTCAGTACCTTCCCTACCTCCTCAAACTTCTCCTCCTTGTAGAAACCAGATAGCATAGTCTTCATCGTCGTCGCATTGGGCTTAACCGAATTTCTATCCATCTCATCCAAAACCGAGTACACAGAGCTAGAACTCCCAGATTCACAAAATGCCTTAATCACTAGGTTATAGGTATCAATATTGGGAATAATGGAATAAATCTTCGGGAATTCGAGGTAGATTCGTTTTACCTCCTTGTAGTTTTTCGCGACAATGCAAGCGAAGAGGAGTGAGTTTAGGGATTTCACGGTGCGAGGGACTCGCTGT from Arachis duranensis cultivar V14167 chromosome 4, aradu.V14167.gnm2.J7QH, whole genome shotgun sequence encodes:
- the LOC107482537 gene encoding uncharacterized protein LOC107482537, producing MAFPAPVAIGTRGTIGSLVRKEIEYFTKFELAQKPQQHFLDMNMASCRSFSMPSRSSLWDLLPTWKRKKRKGTSGFFLPKICSVSEVADSNQLNRISGYSYRILRNDFNNFHL
- the LOC107482624 gene encoding pentatricopeptide repeat-containing protein At1g61870, mitochondrial translates to MSIPSRLRHIHLHHHHRHNFSTSILSPDSSTPLTSKQKTRAALNLLKIEKNPERVLEICAAASLTPENHLDRVTLSEAVKKLSAAGHLDGLRRLIEEDLKPRLDLRNGRFLSHAMVLYGQANMLDDAIRTFDRMEEEQRVPRTVKSLNSLLFACIVAKNYKEVKRIYLEFPKIYSIIPNIDTYNLVIKAFCESGSSSSVYSVLDEMDRNSVKPNATTMKTMLSGFYKEEKFEEVGKVLKLMEERYKMHPSLSTYNVRIVSLCKLKRSAEAKALMEGMICRGRKPNSVTYMHLIFGFCREGNVEEGERLFQEMKKKGYTPNSDCYFTLIHFLSEAGKFESALSLAKESMAKAWFPNFTTMKNLVNGLASVSKVDDAKELIKEIKEKFSASSDKWDEIEAGLTQE
- the LOC107482593 gene encoding probable serine/threonine-protein kinase PBL23, which encodes MSCLNCCKTAEVESPSYREALAESAKRRMSRGYITFKSLAAAVSLKTGSSKHRQINEQIKKYGEVKNDIKVFTYNQIAEATENFNSDNLLGEGGFGSVYKGYICDQHVAMKQLNRQGAQGTREFYAEVLMLSLVKHPNLVQLVGYCTEDEHRVLVYEYMAKGSLENHLLDLGEGKKPLDWHTRMKIAEGAARGLEYLHSSADPPVIYRDFKSSNILLDEDFNAKLSDFGLAKIAPNGQGTITSRVMGTFGYCAPEYASGGQLTTKSDVYSFGVVFLEIITGRRVIDTTRDIEEQNLIEWAQPLLKDKKQFSLIADPLLNGQFPAKGLFQALAVAAMCLQEDPEKRPDMDDVVTALAILSATKTDEKDGAGEAVKTGGHVESFRAAESFNKEEQRG